The Bacillus sp. B-jedd sequence ACAATTCGTCGAATTCATGGTTGCCGATGATACCCAGAACATGATCGAAGAATTTGGCAAAAAAGAATATGGCCAATCGCTGTTCTTCAAATATACCGAGTAATTTTGCGAGAATGGGCCTTTTACCCGTGCTAGTAACTATGCGAGAATTGGCTCGGCTCATATAGGATACTTTCTCAACATTGGATTGAATTTTGCAAAATGTGCCTGGCTCTCGCTTAGTAATTTTGCAAAAATAGTCCTTTGGCTTCCATCTATGAAAATTAGTAAACAGGAATCCCTTATCCTGATACTATAGTGTTCCCTTACATTTGCCCCCGTTTTCGCCAAGGACGGGGGCATCCCTATTTAATCCTTTATCGTTTTGTAGTTTAATTGAAGTAGAGCCTAAGCCAGCTTTGGATGGCTCCAAACGGGTTTTATTTAGAAAAACACTTACTTTTACATACAGAAAGGCCTGGCTGCGATGGATTTGATCATAGATGGATTTCAAAAAGCGATAGAAATGATCCTGTCCGGCGACAGGGAAATTCTCGGAATTACCTTGCTGACATTACGGGTGTGCTTCCTTTCCATTCTCGTCAGTACACTGATTGGCATTCCGTTCGGGATGCTCGTTGGCCTCACCCGCTTTCCGGGCAGGAGTCTTTTAATGGTGTTCATCAACATCGGCATGGGCCTCCCCCCTGTTGTCGCAGGCTTGACGATTACGCTCATGCTCTGGCGCTCGGGACCGCTCGGCGACCTGTCGCTTCTCTATACGCCGACCGCGATTGTCCTGGCACAGATCCTTGTGTCTCTTCCCATTGTCACCGGCCTGACAGCATCTGCATTCCAAGGCCTCGATCCGAAGCTATTTTTGCAAATTAAAGCACTCGGCGCAACAAAGCTGCAATCTCTCTTTCTCTTGCTGAAAGAGGCGAAAATTGCGATACTGGCGGCGGTCATGGCAGGCTTCGGGCGTGTAATCGCTGAAGTCGGCGCCGCGATGATGGTCGGCGGCAACATCAAAGGCGACACACGCATTTTAACGACAACCATTGTCATGGAAGTTTCGAAAGGCAACTTCGACGTCGCCATTGCCCTGTCCTTCATCCTGATGACCCTGGCGTTCATGATCACCTTTTTCCTGACCACCCTTCAGCAAAGGAAGCGACCGCTATGAAACCGTATCTGCACTTTCGCGATATTAAACAATATTTTGGCAAAAGAAAAGTGTTGGATATCCCCGAGTTTTCCATCTCCGGGGGTGAGTTTCTCGGTGTGATGGGCCCAAACGGCGCTGGAAAGAGCACTTTTCTCAAAATCGCGTCCTTTTTGGAAACCCCATCGGAAGGCACCATATCCTATCAAGGTGTGGAGGTTCCGACTGGAGGCGCGCCGCTTGAACTGAGAAGAAAATTCTCCATTGCCCTCCAGCAGCCACTCCTGCTCGACACCACCGTCATGCAAAACATCGCGGTCGGACTGAAGCTGAGGAAAGTTCCGCGCGCGGAAATCTGGCAGCGAGTCGAGATGTGGATGGACCGATTCCAAATCAGCCACCTTGCCCGGAAAAACGCCCGCTTCCTGTCTGGAGGCGAAGCCCAGCGTGTCTCTCTTGCACGGGCGATGATCATCGAACCGGAAATACTCTTTTTGGACGAGCCGTTCTCCGCGCTCGACTTCCCGACAAAAATCAAGTTGATGGAGGATTTCAAGGGAATTTTTGCAGATGCGGGCACGACCGCCATGTTTGTCAGCCACGACCTGGCCGAAGTCAAATTCCTTACCTCGCGCCTCGCCATCATGGTCGGCGGCGAAATCAAACAAGCCGGCCCCACACGCGAAGTGCTGGCCGACCCAAACGACGAAGCCGCCGGGTTTCTGGAGGTATGGAAGAGGTATAGCGTTTAATCTATCACACTTAAACTACGAATTCTCCCGCCCCGCTTATAGAGTGGGGCTTTGTGTTTCTTAAGGGTCTGGTTTCTTAACTGAAGAGGGAATTCCCTACGTTGAGAACGATCCTATTCGACCGCATGCCCAATTTTTCCTCGCCCTGGTCGTTGAGAACGCTCCTATTCGACCGCACTTCTGATTTA is a genomic window containing:
- a CDS encoding ABC transporter ATP-binding protein, encoding MKPYLHFRDIKQYFGKRKVLDIPEFSISGGEFLGVMGPNGAGKSTFLKIASFLETPSEGTISYQGVEVPTGGAPLELRRKFSIALQQPLLLDTTVMQNIAVGLKLRKVPRAEIWQRVEMWMDRFQISHLARKNARFLSGGEAQRVSLARAMIIEPEILFLDEPFSALDFPTKIKLMEDFKGIFADAGTTAMFVSHDLAEVKFLTSRLAIMVGGEIKQAGPTREVLADPNDEAAGFLEVWKRYSV
- a CDS encoding ABC transporter permease → MDLIIDGFQKAIEMILSGDREILGITLLTLRVCFLSILVSTLIGIPFGMLVGLTRFPGRSLLMVFINIGMGLPPVVAGLTITLMLWRSGPLGDLSLLYTPTAIVLAQILVSLPIVTGLTASAFQGLDPKLFLQIKALGATKLQSLFLLLKEAKIAILAAVMAGFGRVIAEVGAAMMVGGNIKGDTRILTTTIVMEVSKGNFDVAIALSFILMTLAFMITFFLTTLQQRKRPL